In the genome of Flavivirga spongiicola, one region contains:
- a CDS encoding discoidin domain-containing protein has protein sequence MKNLKIKKKITLAVATFFTMVTLLVIQSCDPDKILIDTSLKLPPVPLDTTGWVVTDYTSQEDQDGEGAGNGRVFNTFDGNPDTFWHTCWAGCTAVPPHYFVIDMLESKEINGIILTQRQSLSRNIEVCSIDISTDNSSWTSLGEFTLEKVKTGQDIALDQTVSGRYIRFNVVKVFDGTNNAALAEMAPYF, from the coding sequence ATGAAAAACTTAAAAATTAAAAAAAAGATAACCTTGGCAGTTGCCACTTTTTTTACAATGGTCACTTTATTGGTAATACAATCATGTGACCCAGATAAGATACTTATAGATACGAGTCTTAAATTACCACCAGTACCTTTAGACACTACAGGTTGGGTAGTTACTGATTATACAAGTCAGGAAGATCAAGACGGAGAAGGAGCAGGTAATGGAAGGGTTTTTAATACATTTGATGGAAACCCGGATACGTTTTGGCATACTTGCTGGGCAGGTTGTACTGCAGTACCTCCACATTATTTTGTTATAGATATGTTAGAATCTAAAGAAATTAATGGTATTATCCTTACGCAGAGACAATCTCTTTCTAGAAACATTGAGGTTTGTTCGATAGATATTAGTACGGATAATTCTAGCTGGACTTCTTTAGGGGAATTTACTTTAGAAAAAGTAAAGACAGGTCAAGATATAGCTTTAGATCAAACAGTTAGTGGTCGTTATATTAGATTTAATGTCGTTAAAGTCTTTGACGGAACAAATAATGCTGCTTTGGCAGAAATGGCTCCTTATTTTTAA